In the genome of Vicia villosa cultivar HV-30 ecotype Madison, WI linkage group LG7, Vvil1.0, whole genome shotgun sequence, one region contains:
- the LOC131619206 gene encoding uncharacterized protein LOC131619206, with product MFLLQCLVEMAGRNDVAITAALEAMAQALVQQPNAGENAGSRSLATFQRENPPVFKGKHDPDGALEWLKDIERIFRVMDYTQAQKVRYGTHMLSVKADDWWLTTSQRLEAADEKITWAMFRREFLRKYYPESVRGKKEIEFLKLK from the coding sequence ATGTTTCTGTTGCAGTGCTTAGTTGAAATGGCTGGACGAAACGATGTTGCGATTACTGCTGCTTTGGAGGCTATGGCTCAAGCTCTGGTACAACAACCGAATGCTGGTGAGAATGCTGGATCTCGCAGTTTGGctactttccagagggagaaccCGCCGGTCTTCAAAGGCAAGCATGACCCCGATGGAGCATTAGAGTGGTTGAAGGATATCGAGAGGATCTTCCGCGTAATGGATTATACTCAGGCACAAAAAGTTCGCTATGGGACGCATATGCTATCAGTcaaagctgacgactggtggctaACAACAAGTCAAAGATTAGAAGCTGCAGATGAAAAGATCACTTGGGCTATGTTCCGaagagaatttctgaggaagtattaTCCTGAGAGTGTCCGTGGTAAGAAAGAAATTGAATTCCTCAAACTGAAATAG